One window of Nymphaea colorata isolate Beijing-Zhang1983 chromosome 1, ASM883128v2, whole genome shotgun sequence genomic DNA carries:
- the LOC116258478 gene encoding tRNA dimethylallyltransferase 2, with translation MNGDGKSIVREVEMGEGGGLLFPLGNPKPKIVVVVGATGSGKSRLAIDLASHFPVEVVNADSMQVYEGLDILTNKVPPEDQKGVPHHLLGVVSANVEFTSKDFRDMAIPVIDSILSRKHLPVIVGGTNYYIQALVSPFLLDDLMEEMDECISGHAVACLSSNQTCEDSTCDLDLLRKVDPASANRIHPNDIRKVKHYLSLYTKTGRLPSELFQGKGSEKWGRVADFRYDCCFVCVDASLPVIDRYVEERVDCMIEAGLLNEVIDIYNPSADYSRGLRQAIGVREFEEFLTFSLSKGESLYPHLVKEAADISAQQGGPFLTHGEDKSLSHTAREIFESGDETQKILLVKAIDKLKANTRKLVRRQRRRLNRLKEVFGWELHYFDATEAILSKSAEAWTKLVVEPCVETIGSFSHMVSLDEPQGLQESIASRDLWTQYICQACGNRVLRGAHEWEEHLRGRGHRKRIHRLRKKAQSFGSGENLHEKQMEQVSGLHMATEKCFEMQGLK, from the exons ATGAATGGCGACGGGAAATCGATTGTGAGAGAGGTTGAGATGGGAGAAGGCGGAGGCCTCCTCTTTCCGTTAGGCAACCCTAAACCGAAAATTGTGGTAGTCGTCGGAGCCACCGGTTCCGGCAAGTCTCGACTCGCCATCGACCTCGCCTCCCACTTTCCGGTCGAGGTCGTCAACGCCGACTCTAtgcag GTGTACGAAGGACTGGATATCCTAACGAACAAGGTCCCGCCCGAAGACCAAAagg GAGTTCCACATCATCTTTTGGGGGTTGTTAGTGCTAATGTGGAATTCACATCAAAGGATTTTCGTGATATGGCCATTCCT GTGATCGATAGTATATTGTCTCGGAAGCATTTACCAGTAATTGTGGGAGGTACAAATTATTACATCCAG GCCCTTGTGAGCCCATTCTTACTTGATGACCTGATGGAAGAAATGGATGAATGTATTTCAG GACATGCTGTCGCCTGTTTAAGCAGCAATCAAACTTGTGAAGACTCAACTTGTGATTTGGATCTCCTTAGGAAGGTCGATCCTGCGTCAGCAAATAGGATACATCCAAATGATATTAGAAAA GTCAAACATTATCTTAGCCTATATACAAAAACAGGAAGGCTTCCTAGTGAATTATTTCAAGGAAAGGGATCTGAG AAGTGGGGCAGAGTAGCAGATTTCAGATACGATTGCTGCTTTGTGTGTGTGGATGCTTCTCTTCCTGTCATTGACAGATATGTTGAAGAGAGGGTCGACTGCATGATTGAAGCTGGCTTACTGAATGAAGTAATTGATATATACAACCCAAGTGCAGACTACTCAAGGGGGCTTCGGCAGGCTATTGGTGTACGTGAATTTGAGGAATTCttgacattctctctctctaagggAGAAAGTCTCTACCCACACCTCGTAAAGGAGGCAGCTGATATAAGTGCACAGCAAGGTGGTCCTTTCTTGACACATGGTGAAGATAAATCTCTGTCACACACTGCAAGGGAAATATTTGAGTCAGGAGATGAGACACAAAAGATTCTGTTAGTAAAAGCTATTGATAAGTTGAAGGCAAACACACGAAAGCTTGTCCGCCgtcaa AGGCGGAGGCTTAATCGGCTGAAGGAAGTATTCGGATGGGAGCTTCATTACTTTGATGCAACAGAAGCCATTCTGA GCAAATCTGCAGAAGCTTGGACAAAGCTGGTGGTTGAACCTTGTGTGGAAACAATTGGATCTTTTTCGCACATGGTTTCTTTGGATGAACCACAAGGGCTTCAAGAGAGCATAGCATCCAGGGACTTGTGGACGCAGTATATCTGTCAG GCTTGTGGAAATCGTGTACTTCGTGGAGCGCATGAGTGGGAGGAACATCTAAGAGGTCGTGGCCATCGAAAACGGATTCACAGACTGAGGAAAAAGGCTCAAAGTTTTGGCTCAGGAGAAAATCTTCATGAGAAACAGATGGAGCAAGTGTCCGGGCTCCACATGGCAACGGAAAAATGCTTCGAAATGCAAGGGCTCAAGTAA
- the LOC116258489 gene encoding dehydration-responsive element-binding protein 1A-like: MDSDVLSSSSSSTSSSSSSSSSTSHHCSHGHSLASDMPKKKAGRKKFQETRHPVYRGVRRRKGGKWVCEIREPFKKTRIWLGTYQYLEMAARAYDVAALALRGKSALLNFADSAWSVPRSESKSPKDIQAAAMAAAEAFRPSASKKNMVPETSHWFEPQAVAPNSSAFVDEEALFNMPALLASMAEGLLLAPPACVQSDDWDDTDDVDMEIKLWSD, encoded by the coding sequence ATGGATTCAGATGtactctcttcttcttcttcatcaacatcatcttcttcttcttcttcttctagcaCTTCTCACCACTGTAGCCACGGTCATTCTTTGGCTTCTGACATGCCAAAGAAGAAAGCAGGCCGGAAGAAGTTCCAGGAGACGAGGCACCCTGTTTATCGGGGTGTACGTCGGAGGAAAGGCGGGAAGTGGGTTTGTGAGATACGTGAGCCCTTCAAGAAAACCCGTATCTGGCTCGGCACTTACCAATATCTGGAGATGGCTGCCCGTGCCTATGATGTTGCGGCCTTGGCTCTCAGGGGCAAGTCTGCCCTTCTCAACTTCGCCGACTCGGCATGGTCGGTGCCTCGTTCAGAGTCCAAGTCTCCCAAGGACATCCAGGCTGCTGCCATGGCAGCAGCCGAGGCATTTCGGCCATCCGCCAGTAAGAAGAACATGGTGCCGGAAACCAGCCACTGGTTCGAGCCACAAGCAGTTGCTCCCAATTCCAGTGCATTTGTGGATGAGGAAGCCTTGTTCAACATGCCGGCTCTGCTTGCTAGCATGGCAGAAGGGTTGCTGCTAGCTCCACCAGCATGTGTGCAATCCGATGATTGGGATGACACGGACGATGTCGACATGGAGATAAAGTTGTGGAGTGACTAG